The nucleotide window GAAATTTTATGAATGTAAGAAGCGCAACATTAGAAGATGCACAAGGAATTGCAAAAGTTCATGTGGATACTTGGCGTACAACCTATGAGGGAATAATTCCTAGTGAATTTTTAGCAAAATTATCATACGAACAACGAACAATGCTTTGGCAACAAAATATTGCAAAACAAGATAATACTGTATTTATAATAGAAAATGATAAACAGCAAATAATTGGGTTTGGAGATACATGTAGAAGAGCGAACAATATTGATCTGAAGGCTACAGATTTAACCTCACTTTATTTATTACAATCTTATCAGGGAAAAGGGCTTGGGCGCCTTTTATTGAAGCACTATTCACCCGCATAAAAAATGAAGGCTATGAAAAAGTTTTTGTTGAAGTATTAGAAGACAATCCTACCCGATATTTCTATGAATACTTTGGCGCGCAATTTGTTAAAACAGTGCCCATTACAATAGGTGGGCAACGATTAAATGAATCTATATATGTGTGGCCTTCTGTAGATGAAGTACTAAGAAAATTAAACAGGGAATAAAAAATACGTTTTAGAAAGGGGATGTATCAGTTATGCAAATTCGTCCTATGCAAATAGAGGATATCGAACAGATGGAAGAGTTAATGGCCCAGTTAGGCTATCCTGCTTCAATTTCTATTTTGCAGGAAAGATTTAAAAGACTATTGCATTTACCGAACTATCATACATTGATTGCGGAAACAAATGGATCAGTTGTTGGATTAGTTGGCATGTGTCGACAAGATGCTTATGAGTTTGATGAACAGTATGTTCGCGTGCTGGCTTTAGTAGTGCATAATGATTTTCGTAGACAAAATATTGGTCAAAGCTTGATGCGAGCTGTCGAAGAGTGGGCGAGGGACAATCATTGTGTAGCCATTACATTAAACAGTGGGAATCGAGAAGAACGAATAGCCGCACATAAATTTTATGAATGCCTAGGATTTCTCGGAAAAAGCACAGGGTTTTCTAAAAGATTAACAGAAAACTAACTTTTAGGCTGAAATTTTCTATTTGTTAAATAAAAATGAGAATGCAAGACTTGTACAAAGTCTTGCACTTATTATCACTTTAATATTTATAAGATTGGCCACCATCTATCGGAATGACCACACCATTAATAAAGTTTGCTTGGTCCGAAAGTAAAAATGCTACTAAGTAGCCAATTTCCTCAGGCTTACCAAAACGTTTCATAGGGTTTGATTGAACAAATTGCTTACCGGCTTCTTCCCAATTTTCACCGCCTATTTGACGGAGTGAACCTTCTACCATCGGTGTCATAATTGCACCAGGTGCAATAGCTTTAATCGTAATCCCAAATTGACCGTATTCAACGGCAGAGTTTCGTGTTAAACCAACAACACCGT belongs to Solibacillus sp. FSL R7-0682 and includes:
- a CDS encoding GNAT family N-acetyltransferase, with translation MQIRPMQIEDIEQMEELMAQLGYPASISILQERFKRLLHLPNYHTLIAETNGSVVGLVGMCRQDAYEFDEQYVRVLALVVHNDFRRQNIGQSLMRAVEEWARDNHCVAITLNSGNREERIAAHKFYECLGFLGKSTGFSKRLTEN
- a CDS encoding GNAT family N-acetyltransferase; this translates as MNVRSATLEDAQGIAKVHVDTWRTTYEGIIPSEFLAKLSYEQRTMLWQQNIAKQDNTVFIIENDKQQIIGFGDTCRRANNIDLKATDLTSLYLLQSYQGKGLGRLLLKHYSPA